In one Erythrobacteraceae bacterium WH01K genomic region, the following are encoded:
- a CDS encoding protein-L-isoaspartate O-methyltransferase, whose translation MDFQTARRAMIDSQLRTSGVNEPFVLERMGTVPREDFVPESARSTAYMDRALPLGDGRFLASPVSHGRMLAEAHPRPGERVLVVENGNGYLAELVRPVAASVDTVDADAVAANKTKAKDYDLVLVDGAIEEPSKALVKCVAANGRIVTGLIERGVPRLAVGRRTGDRLAFDTVADTSLPALGGFARKKEWSF comes from the coding sequence ATGGATTTCCAGACCGCCCGCAGGGCCATGATCGACAGTCAACTGCGCACCAGCGGCGTCAACGAACCCTTCGTTCTCGAACGCATGGGCACCGTCCCGCGCGAGGATTTCGTGCCCGAGAGTGCGCGCAGCACGGCCTATATGGACCGCGCCCTGCCGCTGGGCGACGGCCGCTTCCTCGCCTCCCCCGTCTCGCATGGGCGGATGCTGGCAGAGGCGCATCCCCGCCCGGGCGAGCGCGTACTGGTGGTCGAGAACGGCAATGGATACCTCGCCGAACTGGTTCGTCCTGTCGCTGCGTCGGTCGATACGGTCGATGCGGACGCCGTCGCCGCCAACAAGACAAAGGCGAAGGATTACGATCTCGTGCTGGTCGACGGCGCGATCGAGGAACCGTCCAAAGCGCTGGTGAAATGCGTCGCAGCCAATGGCCGGATCGTCACCGGCCTGATCGAACGGGGCGTGCCGCGCCTTGCCGTGGGACGCCGGACCGGCGACCGGCTGGCGTTCGATACCGTGGCGGACACCAGCCTGCCCGCGCTCGGCGGTTTTGCACGCAAGAAGGAATGGAGCTTCTGA
- a CDS encoding TolC family outer membrane protein — protein sequence MPGRVSIKPLLLGSALGCMAMATPAHADTLREALAQAYETNPVLQAARAQQRATDETIAVERAAGRPNASVAGTYIEFLKTSGNSFTAPDRTLQVGPDLSVPVYQGGAVKNAIRAADERIEAGRADLRGTESAIFSQVVAAYMDVLQAEALVGLNVNQVQVLSTNVEATGDRFEIGDLTRTDVAQSQSRLALAEGDLQSARSNLIGARETYIRLVGEYPTNLEPPPPLPNLPDSPNTAVDVALERNPDLIAARERADAAGYDVRVAGSNRLPRVNVFTGADYSNFFGSLGGPTSAQFAQSELTANAGVQFTIPIYQGGRPAALRRQAQAREGAALEQVIAAERDVIAQVRASFASYRAALSIIDSSRTAVSAAELSLEGVRAENSIGNRTVLDVLNAEQELLVARVQLVTARRNAYVAGFSLLAAMGLAEARDLGLDGGTLYDPLVNYDRVSGQWWDWQRDPDPVPVSTRTVDIPAANATLPADTQPDDPAEITSGVLGE from the coding sequence ATGCCGGGGAGGGTTTCGATCAAGCCACTGCTTCTGGGCAGCGCACTGGGTTGCATGGCCATGGCCACCCCCGCCCATGCCGACACGCTGCGCGAAGCGTTGGCACAGGCTTACGAGACCAACCCCGTCCTGCAGGCGGCCCGGGCCCAGCAGCGGGCGACCGATGAAACCATTGCAGTGGAAAGGGCCGCAGGCCGGCCCAATGCATCGGTTGCAGGCACGTATATCGAGTTCCTGAAAACCTCGGGCAACAGTTTCACGGCCCCCGACCGCACATTGCAGGTCGGCCCGGATCTTTCCGTTCCGGTCTATCAGGGCGGCGCGGTGAAGAACGCGATTCGGGCGGCCGACGAACGGATCGAGGCGGGACGAGCCGACCTTCGCGGGACCGAGAGCGCGATTTTCAGCCAGGTGGTCGCGGCCTATATGGACGTTCTCCAGGCAGAGGCTCTGGTCGGCCTGAACGTGAACCAGGTGCAGGTGCTTTCGACCAATGTCGAGGCGACCGGTGACCGGTTCGAGATCGGCGACCTCACCCGGACCGACGTCGCGCAGTCCCAGTCCCGCCTGGCCCTGGCGGAAGGCGACCTGCAAAGCGCGCGCTCCAACCTCATCGGTGCGCGCGAGACCTATATCCGGCTGGTGGGCGAATACCCCACCAATCTGGAGCCGCCGCCGCCGCTTCCCAACCTGCCGGACAGCCCCAATACCGCCGTGGACGTCGCGCTGGAGCGCAATCCCGACCTTATCGCCGCGCGCGAACGGGCCGACGCCGCCGGTTACGATGTCCGCGTCGCTGGATCGAACCGCCTGCCGCGCGTCAACGTCTTTACAGGGGCGGACTATTCCAACTTCTTCGGCTCGCTGGGCGGACCGACCTCGGCCCAGTTCGCGCAGTCTGAACTGACGGCCAATGCCGGGGTCCAGTTCACAATCCCGATCTATCAGGGCGGCCGCCCCGCTGCGCTGCGGCGGCAGGCACAGGCCCGCGAAGGTGCGGCGCTGGAACAGGTCATCGCGGCAGAGCGCGACGTCATCGCGCAGGTCCGCGCCTCCTTCGCCAGCTACCGCGCGGCCCTGTCGATCATCGATTCGTCGCGCACCGCCGTGTCGGCAGCGGAACTCAGCCTCGAAGGCGTGCGCGCGGAAAACTCGATCGGCAATCGCACGGTGCTGGACGTTCTGAACGCGGAACAGGAACTGCTTGTCGCCCGGGTCCAGCTCGTGACGGCGCGCCGCAACGCCTATGTTGCCGGCTTCTCCCTGCTGGCCGCGATGGGCCTGGCAGAGGCGCGCGATCTCGGCCTGGATGGCGGAACGCTGTACGATCCGCTGGTCAATTACGACCGCGTGTCGGGGCAATGGTGGGACTGGCAGCGCGACCCGGACCCGGTGCCCGTCTCGACACGCACCGTTGACATCCCCGCCGCCAATGCGACACTCCCCGCCGACACGCAGCCGGACGACCCGGCAGAAATTACGTCCGGCGTTCTGGGGGAATAG
- a CDS encoding DUF2497 domain-containing protein gives MAQPNEASVEEILESIKKVIARDNRSIAAEARMRRERAAKVEDTPEPAAPEEAEEVLDLDESAMVADTDGDSLVGSEDVEPTGDAFGEDHDQDDDDSDDERSPLLNDSVSDAMRSNLAALAMLAQPPAAPQIVRSGETSLEGMVREMLRPMLAEWLDENLPPMVERMVQSEISRIAGKKR, from the coding sequence ATGGCACAGCCGAACGAGGCATCGGTCGAAGAGATCCTCGAATCGATCAAGAAGGTCATCGCGCGTGACAACCGCTCGATCGCGGCAGAGGCCCGGATGCGCCGTGAACGAGCCGCCAAGGTCGAGGACACGCCCGAACCCGCCGCCCCGGAAGAGGCGGAGGAAGTCCTCGATCTGGACGAATCGGCCATGGTTGCGGACACGGACGGCGATTCGCTGGTAGGTTCGGAAGATGTCGAACCGACGGGCGATGCGTTCGGCGAAGACCACGACCAGGACGACGATGACAGCGACGACGAGCGTTCGCCGCTGCTGAACGACAGCGTCTCGGACGCCATGCGCAGCAATCTCGCCGCATTGGCCATGCTCGCCCAGCCGCCTGCCGCCCCGCAAATCGTGCGCAGCGGGGAAACCTCGCTCGAAGGCATGGTGCGCGAGATGCTTCGCCCGATGCTGGCCGAATGGCTGGACGAGAACCTGCCCCCGATGGTCGAACGCATGGTGCAGAGCGAAATCAGCCGGATTGCCGGCAAGA